In Portunus trituberculatus isolate SZX2019 chromosome 28, ASM1759143v1, whole genome shotgun sequence, one genomic interval encodes:
- the LOC123510166 gene encoding ABC transporter F family member 4-like produces the protein MRLLLVLAAVVGLALAEEALVGQAEVDDGMAEVEVEVDDDGRFDAARLLRDLFNNEEDEAALEEIGTEVEGRSKDEEESGSEDLSRYNNFVDTMFRRMNSQARTRNDPMSISLTTKKSSAKNSKKGNKNKNKGKADKKGKGKKGGKKGGKKGGKKKGEKNSRSPRHPKDLSMDEAAEVEVEQVEEVEEAEHVERQKREVEEEHEEEEHVEEGELAREGRNLEVGEAEEAVETSRKNRPGSRPNTKKGAKKSKRKSKKGNKKNSKKQKKSKSGKKSSTKSIPKVRTSRASVVGIATLRRLGDVKVINRRDAKEIRSQFALGPVDLSVDRKFGYGKDSVTRTARATSPELKGKMSILVSADGKARVAKFFIAKPSIVRVEGTLHKDVKSGGHNNFMENSLNRITPFATKRLKAAARAILATTASRTS, from the exons ATGCGTCTATTACTCGTATTGGCCGCCGTGGTGGGGCTGGCGCTGGCGGAGGAGGCCTTGGTGGGTCAGGCGGAGGTGGATGATGGCATGGCGGAGGTAGAAGTGGAGGTAGATGATGATGGAAGGTTCGATGCTGCCAGACTGCTACGCGATCTTTTCA aTAATGAAGAAGACGAGGCAGCATTGGAAGAAA TCGGCACTGAAGTTGAAGGCC GAagcaaggacgaggaggagtcaGGGTCAGAAGACCTCTCTCGCTACAACAACTTCGTCGACACAATGTTTAGGCGAATGAACTCCCAGGCCCGCACACGCAACGACCCCATGAGCATTAGTCTCACCACCAAGAAGAGCAGCGCCAAGAACAgcaaaaagggaaacaagaacaagaacaagggcaAGGCTGACAAGAAGGGcaaggg aaagaagggagggaagaagggaggcaagaagggaggaaagaagaagggagagaagaactcGAGGAGTCCCCGTCACCCTAAGGACTTGAGTATGGATGAGGCTgctgaggtggaggtggagcaggtggaagaggtggaggaggccgAGCATGTGGAGAGGcagaagagagaggtggaggaggaacatgaggaagaggaacacgTGGAGGAG ggTGAACTTGCACGTGAGGGGCGCAACTTGGAAGTCGGAGAGGCAGAGGAAGCCGTGGAGACCTCTCGCAAGAACAGACCCGGTAGCAGGCCCAACACCAAGAAGGGCGCCAAGAAGAGCAAGCGCAAGAGCAAGAAGGGcaacaagaagaacagcaagaagcaaaagaagagcaagagtgGAAAGAAGAGCTCCACAAAGTCCATCccgaaa GTCCGCACAAGCCGCGCTAGCGTGGTGGGCATCGCTACTCTGCGCCGTTTGGGAGACGTGAAGGTGATCAACAGGAGGGACGCCAAAGAAATCAGGTCTCAGTTCGCCCTTGGACCAGTTGACCTCAGCGTCGATAGGAAG tTCGGATACGGCAAGGATTCCGTCACCAGGACCGCACGAGCTACTTCCCCAGAGCTGAAGGGCAAAATGAGCATCTTGGTCTCCGCTGACGGCAAGGCAAGAGTGGCGAAGTTCTTCATTGCCAAGCCCAGCATCGTCAGG GTGGAGGGCACGCTACACAAGGACGTGAAGTCTGGCGGTCACAACAACTTTATGGAAAATTCTCTGAACCGCATCACGCCCTTCGCCACCAAGAGACTCAAGGCCGCAGCGAGGGCCATCCTTGCTACCACCGCCAGCAGGACCTCTTAA